The Rosa chinensis cultivar Old Blush chromosome 7, RchiOBHm-V2, whole genome shotgun sequence DNA segment TTTATTTTCAAATTCATGAACCATCAATATGTAATGACAGTCGAGTTTACAGATTTTACCTGCCAAAAGGAATATATATACTTTCTGCAACATAGTACACAGCATAAGTAGAGTGATCGCTGCAAGTTCATTattccaagaagaaaaagagggggGCGGGTAAAAGTGCGTGTGTGTGTACACACACTTTCTGCTATACTTTATTCTGTTTTGTTCTTTATCCCTGAAGGGATGATCTTCCAGTCAagaatcacaagattgagactTAATTGTCTGATGTATATTCATCTCACACTTTGATGTTTATATAGGATTACAAAAGAAAGCATTCAGTTCACTACAGCTCATCTATCACTATACCTAACACTACAGCTCATCTAGCACTTAATTGTAAAAAGTTGATGACTCAcgacactccccctcaagttggcgcatacacatcgaccatgcccaacttgcttagtgagtcatagaaCGCCTTTCGGGAAAttcctttggtaagtatatctgcgAGTTGCTCTTCAGTAGGAACAAAAGGGAAGCTAACAAGTTTGGCATCGAGCTTCtcttttataaagtgacgatcaacctccacatgcttagtacgatcatgctgtactggattttGTGATATATCAATGGCTGCCcggttgtcacaatacaactgcatagtacTTCTGAGTTTGAAACCTAAATCATGTAAcaaatttctcagccacaacaattcacacacaccatgagccatacctctatactcagcctcagcactagatcgtgccacaactttctgtttcttactcttccatgtaactaaattgcctcccacaaaggtaaagtaacccgaTGTTGACCTCCtatctgtgatatttccagcccaatctgcatctgtgaagccacaaacctcaagaatgttgttgtgtttggaaaacattactcctctccctggagctgacttcaagtacctTAAAATTCTCacaacagcatccatgtgactttcacttgggttatgcatgaactgacttaccacactcactgcatacgcAACAtttggtctagtatgagccaaataaatcaagcgcccaaccaacctctgatagcgagctcgatcagtagatACCTGATCTGGGTACTCTGCTAAACAATGGTTTTGCTCAATAGGTGTGTCAATAGGTTTGCAATCCAACATACCTGTCTCTGTTAGCAGGTCAAGGatgtacttcctctggcacaagtagattccttctctccccctggctacttCAATCCCTAAGAAGTACTttagttcacccaagtccttcatctcaaactcagaggctagctgtctttgTAGTATATCCATCTCCAtagtatcattgccagtgattaccatatcatcaacataaatgattagagctgttaccttcccttgttgatgcttgagaaacaaggtatggtctgagtgaCTCTGTCTGTAACCAaacttccgcatgaactgtgtaAACCTCCCAAACCAAGcgcgaggtgactgtttgagaccatatagagattttctcaatttgcatataaaatcaccaggagaagcagttacatacccaggtggaagacTCATGTATACCTCCTCAGCTAATTCTCCataaagaaatgcattcttgacatcaaattgTCGAAGTGGCCAGTTTAAATTAGCAGCACACGaaagcagaacccgaatagtgttcattttggcaacaggagcaaaagtctcatcgtagtctatcccatacgtctgagtaaacccttttgctacaaggcgtgctttataCCGATttactgatccatctgcattatgtttcacggtgaacacccaacgacaacctacagccttctttcCTTGTGGAGGAGGCACGAGCTGCCAAGTATCGTTCTTCTGTAATGCTTCCATCTCTtcttccattgccttcctccacttcgGATCCTCCAATGCATCCTGTactctgttaggtactgatacagcagatatttgattcacaaatgatgcatatgacttagacaatctCCTAGTAGATATGTAATTAGCTACTGGGTACTTTGATTTTGCATGAACAGtgggttcatatcttttgggtgGTTGACCTCGAGTAGACCTATTTGGCAACACATACTgtccaacattagactcactactattAGTTGACACAGGCAGGAGATATTTCGGCGAGTCTAGTTGACATTCCCTATCCATCGAATCCAGAAGTCATAGAAGCAGAAGCTCCAAGCATCCAGGCACCAGTTTCAATCACTGAAAATGAATCTGAAGACACAACTGTCCCCTCAGTCGTTGCtcctacccctgacccacagctccCTGGTATTGAAGATCACTCATCTGAGGTATGTTCACCTACTGATACTaatagtagtgagtctaatgttggacAGTATGTGTTGCCAAATAGGTCTACTCGAGGTCAACcacccaaaagatatgaacccaCTGTTCTGGCGTTGAAGAAGGGTGATGGCTGAGTTGACCGAGTGAAGGGTTCGATCTGGAACCTCCCTGAGTGAGCGACGCTGATGTGGACCGGCTGAGGTGGACCGAACGACGCGGCGGAGCGACGCTGCTGTGGTTGAGCGAGGATCGTGGGCGATCTGGAAACCGACCGGTCTGGGTTGAACGGTGCAGGTTGACGGCACACGTCGATTCTGAAGAAGCCGGACTGGATTGAAAGAGCAGGCAGTCTGAATTGAAGGCTGCCGGTCTTGGTTGATGTATAATTGACGAAGATCGGTCTCGGAGGAGACGAAGATCGGTCTTGGAAGAGATGAAGACGAAGATCAGTCTTGGAAGAGACGAAGATCGGTCTTGAAGAGATGAAGACGAAGATCAGTCTTGGAAGAGACGAAGATCGGTCTTGATCTAAACAAAGAATTAAGGAGACAAAATCCTTTcggatctctgctctgataccaagtcaagaatcacaagattgagactTAATTGTCTGATGTATATTCATCTCACACTTTGATGTTTATATAGGATTACAAAAGAAAGCATTCAGTTCACTACAGCTCATCTATCACTATACCTAACACTACAGCTCATCTAGCACTTAATTGTAAAAAGTTGATGACTCACGACACTTCCATCCAAAATTAAACAGTGTAAAGAAGCCAAAGACAATCTAAAACAAGTGATGAGAATATGATGCCTTGCTGAAATGAAGCTCAACGATTACTGAGGCAAACAAAACGTAGCAGGATTCTGTTTTAACAGTGAGGATTTCAAGGCCACTGTCGGTATGTGGCAGCATTCGTGCCAATTACTGGTTAACTGTCTTCAATATATTATAATTGGCTTACGAATGCACAATTATCTCTGGCCATGCACTAACCCGGTTGTAAGTAATCCATAACAACCTAACACTTGCACTGAGAGCAAAAATGTGCATTAGATCAGTTACATGATAGCAGCATGCAGGAGTACTACCATAAAAGTGACATTTAAATTTGGTTCTTCAATTGAGTTGAATGGCCTTTGCTAATTTCAACCCAGCTAAAGCCAGGAAGCTTAATTCCACTTTTCTTGTTCATTGCTTCCCGCACTTTTTTGGCTTCATCCCATCGCTCTTTTGATGCATAGATACCAGAAAGTAGCATATAATTTCCAGTATTCTCAGGCTCTAACTTGAAGAGCTTCTCAGCAATACTTTCAGCAATCTCTACATTTCCGTAGGTTCTACATGCTGCAAGCAAAGCTCCCAATGCTCCAGGCTGTGGACCCATAGGCATGCCCTTGACTAAATTGTGTGCCTCATTAAGCTTCCCAGCACGTCCCAGCATATCAACCACGCAAGCATAGTGATCTGCACCAGGCTGAATATTGTAATCTTTAATCATGCTTTCCCAATAGGTCATTCCATCTTCGACGAGTCCTGCATGGCCACAGGCAGTCAATACCCCAACAAATGTGACGTGATCAGGTTTGATGTTTTCTGCCAGCATCCTCCGGAAGATCTCAAGCGCTTTAATCCCATGACCATGAGAAGCAAGACCTGTGATTATTGCACTGTAGGAGAAAACATCCTTCCAAGGAATCTTCTCAAAAACACGACAAGCCTCTTCCATATTCCCACACTTGGCATGCATGTCAACCAGTGCAGTGAGCACTTGTTCGTTCTGTTCTATGCCTTCTCGATCAACATATGATCCAATCCAATTTGCCAGATCAGCACGGCCCAACTGTGCCAATGCAGAGATCAATGCTGTCATGGTAAACGCATCCGGGTTTACCCCTGATTTCTCCATTCTCCGGAAAAGTGAAAGTGCTTCACTTGGCCTCCCATTTTGCGAGTATCCTGATATCATAGCCGTCCAACAAATCAAACTCCGCTCAggcatttcatcaaaaacatcctTAGCCATATCCATAAACCCATTTTTAGTATACCCCACCAGCATTGTAGTCCAAGAAACAACATTCCTCTCCGGCATCCTATCAAACACATCCCTAGCCGAGACCACATCCCCACTATTTACATACCCCACAATCATCGCATTCCAAGATATAGCATTTCTCCCCTGCATTCCCTCGAACAAATCGGCGGCACTCTCCATATCCACACCTCCTCTGGCATGTGCCCCTAAAACCGCATTATACGAAACAACATCTCTTTCacgcatttcatcaaacaccttccGTGCGGTCTCCAACTCCCCACATTTCCCATACATATCAATCAAAGCATTCGACACCGGAACACAAAACCCAAACCCCGTTTTAACAATGCGGCCATGGACCTCAACCCCCTGAAAAATATCACTTCTCGCGGCACACGAATTTAGCATAAAAGGGAAGCTGTAGTTATCAGGCCTCATTCCCGCGCGAACCATTTGGTTATACAATACCATCGCCTCGGAACAGAGCGAGTGGGTCTTCGAGAAAGCCCTGATGGCGTggttgaagagagagaggtttGGGTTGGGGAAAGAGGTGAAGACATGGTGGGTGTAGCGAGGGGAGGATGAGGAGAGAGAGGCgtagagagagatgagagtggAGGCTAAGGAGGCGTTGCCGTGGAGATTGGAGCGGAGAATGTGGGCGTGGATTTGCTTCAGGCGGCGGAGCGATGAGCAAGCTTTTAGCAGAGCGGCGGCACCGTCGGCTTTATTGTTCGGATGGTTCTTGGTGACCGTTGTCGCTCTGATGATCATCGCCACTTTTCAAAAGTTCCAAAACGTCGTTGGTTTAAGTGTTTAACCCCTTTCCCGGCAAAAACAACTATGTAAGGGTATTTCAGACTTTTACAATATCTCCGTGTTATccaatatttattttctaaggttattatttatttattaccaAGTCTTAACCCGAACGTCTACACAGATGATGAGGACGGAAGACGTTTTTCTAGCTACATGCGCTACCTAATTACGTTTTTTAAGAGTATAAGTATAAATAAACggagagaagaaaaggaaaaaagtgaAGACTTTTTTTCGTAAGAGCAACATCTAAAATATGTTTCTATGCTAGTGTTACAATTTAGTATGTACCTTAAATTGTTACTAACATATACAtctatttttaaaaataaatttttttcacataaattatataaataaaattaattaaaaatataaaataccaTGTAACTAATAAATAACAACACCTCAAAGGCTCAAAATTTgataaagaaataataataataacaccccaaaaaatatatatgtgtacATATTTGGCCCATTAAGCCTCGAAAACGCCAATAAGGGCCAAATTGTGTCGGTGACAAACAACTAGAGTCGAACTTCAATCCAAAAACGCAGCATACAAGCAGTGTTCCAAATGCAGGCTCAATAGAGTTTTATCCTGAGGTAGATGGCGCTTCTGCAAATCGGGCACGTCTCAAGATCTGGTCCACAGTCACAGCATGTCTGCAATATATAACGGAATTAAATCTAACTCTAATATCAATTCTTTCATCCAATTCTGTAAGGTGTAAGCAATGCATAACTGTGTTACCTGATGTCCGCAACCAAATGCCATATTTTTCTCATTGGTTAGGCAAACGGGACAGAGCTGTATGTCAGAATCACAGAAACATAGTCAGGAATTGGCGGCATTGACTAGAGTAGTTAATCTACTTTCGATGTTCATTAGAAGACTCGATGTGACATAAATAAAGCAACTGATTACACAAGTTGAAAGAATGCAATTACATGATTGTCAGAAGCATGTGGTGCTCTTTCACTGCCAACAAAGCCTGAACTGTAACGAGGAGGGGGAAGAGGAATCCTGCGCACCGCATTCTCTCTTGTAGCACTATATGAGCAATGAAAGGAAATGATGATTTGCAAAAGAACTTATCTCACTCAA contains these protein-coding regions:
- the LOC112177398 gene encoding putative pentatricopeptide repeat-containing protein At5g37570, producing the protein MIIRATTVTKNHPNNKADGAAALLKACSSLRRLKQIHAHILRSNLHGNASLASTLISLYASLSSSSPRYTHHVFTSFPNPNLSLFNHAIRAFSKTHSLCSEAMVLYNQMVRAGMRPDNYSFPFMLNSCAARSDIFQGVEVHGRIVKTGFGFCVPVSNALIDMYGKCGELETARKVFDEMRERDVVSYNAVLGAHARGGVDMESAADLFEGMQGRNAISWNAMIVGYVNSGDVVSARDVFDRMPERNVVSWTTMLVGYTKNGFMDMAKDVFDEMPERSLICWTAMISGYSQNGRPSEALSLFRRMEKSGVNPDAFTMTALISALAQLGRADLANWIGSYVDREGIEQNEQVLTALVDMHAKCGNMEEACRVFEKIPWKDVFSYSAIITGLASHGHGIKALEIFRRMLAENIKPDHVTFVGVLTACGHAGLVEDGMTYWESMIKDYNIQPGADHYACVVDMLGRAGKLNEAHNLVKGMPMGPQPGALGALLAACRTYGNVEIAESIAEKLFKLEPENTGNYMLLSGIYASKERWDEAKKVREAMNKKSGIKLPGFSWVEISKGHSTQLKNQI